From a single Micromonas commoda chromosome 5, complete sequence genomic region:
- a CDS encoding glycoside hydrolase family 16 protein (related to b-glycosidase), with product MHSVVLPRRGKGVTPADVSYLRCHTKAGTGEPEGMRSTVRWAVALIAAILLTVIVEVEPSEIRYDLSSARGGFLGAEHADRHLRAAAADATRADPRVYASSLGANPDWIRDGALGVAIHRSGRAREGDAAGGGSDERSGPVPTPAPPSRMKPPRGERGDGDGDGAHRARESAANVGAKRPAMGSLADELARRDPTARRRREGASFAIGTERAIRVDPPADARRPGWELTWHDEFDGDRLDLTKWTPRGNSSGLGLDERTRGGWGAQQWYDPRECVVSGGALAMRTRRRPNTSPDDFFHEPGTRRTSEAEYPFVSCWVDTLGSFSQTYGRVEVRARFPDQSCPGIRPRHWMLPDPSTGYGEACWPLGGEIDIAGAHGGGRGGPGSSPNAVESGYRFAPGGVCGASSEARGRHRVQNLNLDGEFHAFAVEWDKSSLRYYVDGVLTNVLDRLTVPIVPRWPFYLILNTEMSPFGMPDAMTECDGDFFHYVDYVRVYRRAEVAVHANVYRFLSLAAIGTLVTLSCAACVALRRNLDDDDDDEWASREEEERIRVKGLTPDMTERYFDHESEDYYSAVGGARRRGTTAPKTAGHDREASRHGEALRSGSGSGSSGSDLRLLDAGSRRERRLGGEASVERRRNVRNGRRSAEERAPLVSGVGLRMPTDSTPSHSSHGSDGGEYGGNGGKLRWRRGGGSTSVFGSRPAFGPPARASEGSVGSGSSGAGSDDDAASFAPAAVRASAERG from the coding sequence ATGCATTCTGTTgttcttcctcgccgcggaaaAGGAGTTACACCGGCGGATGTCAGTTACCTCCGCTGCCACACAAAGGCCGGCACGGGCGAGCCGGAGGGGATGCGCTCGACCGTAAGATGGGCggtcgcgctcatcgcggcgatcCTGCTGACCGTgatcgtcgaggtcgagccGTCGGAGATCCGATACGACCTCTCCTCGGCGAGAGGCGGGTTCCTCGGAGCTGAACATGCCGACCGGCACCTTcgggccgcggccgccgacgcgacgcgcgcggatccgcgCGTTTACGCGTCGTCTCTGGGCGCGAACCCGGACTGGATCAGAGACGGTGCGCTCGGGGTCGCGATTCATCGGtcgggacgcgcgagggaaggcgacgccgcgggcgggggctcgGACGAGAGGTCGGGGCCggtgccgacgcccgcgcccccaTCGCGGATGAAACCAccgcgcggtgaacgcggcgacggggacggggacggggcgcatcgcgcgcgcgagagcgccgcgaacgtcggcgcGAAGCGTCCCGCGATGggctcgctcgcggacgagctcgcgcgccgcgatcccaccgcccgccgccgccgcgaaggagccTCGTTCGCGATCGGGACGGAACGCGCcatccgcgtcgacccgcccgcggatGCTCGCCGACCCGGATGGGAGCTGACGTGGCACGACGAGTTCGACGGCGATCGCTTAGACCTCACCAAGTGGACCCCGCGAGGTAACTCGTCGGGCCTCGGGTTGGACGaacgcacgcgcggcgggtggggcgcGCAGCAGTGgtacgacccgcgcgagtgCGTCGTGTCGGGGGGCGCTCTCGCCAtgcggacccggcggcgtcccaaCACCTCACCGGACGACTTCTTCCACGAACCCGGCACTAGACGCACGTCCGAGGCGGAGTACCCGTTCGTCTCGTGCTGGGTGGACACGTTGGGCTCGTTCTCGCAGACGTACGGGCGCGTGGAGGTTCGAGCGCGGTTCCCCGACCAATCGTGCCCGGGGATCCGACCGAGGCACTGGATGCTTCCGGACCCGAGCACGGGGTACGGCGAGGCGTGCTGGCCGCTGGGCGGGGAGATCGACATCGCGGGGGCGCACGGCGGGGGCAGGGGCGGGCcggggtcgtcgccgaacgcggtGGAGAGCGGGTACCGTTTCGCGCCCGGGGGCGTgtgcggcgcgagctcggaggCGAGGGGTCGACACCGGGTTCAAAATCTCAACCTCGACGGGGAGTTTcacgcgttcgccgtcgagTGGGACAAATCGTCCCTCCGGTActacgtcgacggcgtcctcacGAACGTTCTGGACAGGCTCACCGTTCCCATCGTGCCCAGGTGGCCGTTCTACCTGATTTTGAACACGGAGATGTCGCCTTTCGGCATGCCGGACGCGATGACGGAATGCGACGGTGACTTTTTCCACTACGTCGACTACGTGAGGGTTTACAGGCGGGCCGAGGTGGCCGTGCACGCGAACGTGTACAGGTTCctgtccctcgcggcgatcgggaCGCTCGTGACGCTGTCTTGCGCGGCTTGCGTCGCGCTGCGAAGGaacctggacgacgacgacgacgacgagtgggcgagtcgcgaggaggaggaacggaTTCGGGTCAAGGGCCTCACCCCGGACATGACCGAGCGTTACTTCGACCACGAATCGGAGGACTACTACtcggccgtcggcggcgcgaggcggcgcgggacgaccgcgccgaagACGGCCGGTCACGATCGGGAGGCGAGCCGTCACGGGGAGGCGTTACGATCGGgatcgggctcgggctcgtccgGATCGGACCTCaggctcctcgacgccggttCGAGGCGCGAGAGGCGTCTCGGAGGAGAGGCGTCGGTCGAACGGAGACGTAACGTTCGTAACGGTCGGCggtcggcggaggagcgcgcgccgctcgtcaGTGGCGTCGGGCTTCGCATGCCGACCGACTCGACGCCCAGTCACAGCAGTCACGGcagcgacgggggcgaatacggcggcaacggcgggaAACTccggtggcgccgcggcggggggtcGACTTCGGTGTTTGGGTCCAGGCCGGCGTTCGGGCCTCCAGCCCGAGCGTCCGAAGGCAGCGTCgggtcggggtcgtcgggggcgggttcggacgacgacgcggcgtccttcgcgccagccgcggtccgagcgagcgcggagcGTGGATGA